The following proteins are encoded in a genomic region of Methylococcales bacterium:
- a CDS encoding elongation factor-1 alpha, giving the protein MKTLPAPSWINLPSLGLSLKTLFSSYLIIIGFGALLASAQLLMTHGMADGKLGLSIDDIVYSYHGDPKHSKIEIKLNGSMKDKAPQKERVKIIKWIHNGTSNEEWHNEIKTIFDNRCISCHSTIPGLPDFTQLEQVLAVSKHSKGISASTLTRVSHIHIFAIAFIFFFNGLIFSLSVGINREFKALMISLPFFCLIFDVFSWWLTKINPEFAWITMVSGISYTLISAYTWTVSMYQMWILPLKGKKYTINAWRN; this is encoded by the coding sequence TAAAAACATTATTTAGTAGTTATCTCATTATTATTGGTTTTGGTGCCTTGCTTGCCAGCGCGCAATTATTAATGACGCATGGCATGGCTGATGGCAAATTAGGTCTCTCTATCGACGATATTGTCTATAGTTATCACGGAGATCCCAAGCACAGTAAAATTGAAATAAAACTTAATGGTTCTATGAAGGATAAAGCCCCTCAAAAAGAGCGCGTGAAAATTATAAAGTGGATACATAATGGCACGTCTAACGAAGAATGGCATAATGAAATCAAAACAATTTTTGATAACCGCTGTATCTCCTGTCACAGTACTATACCTGGACTACCTGATTTTACGCAATTAGAACAAGTCTTAGCGGTCTCTAAACATAGCAAAGGCATTTCTGCTTCAACATTAACCCGTGTTTCTCATATTCATATTTTTGCCATTGCTTTTATCTTTTTTTTTAACGGTCTTATTTTTAGTTTATCGGTCGGTATCAATCGCGAATTTAAGGCATTAATGATTAGCCTCCCTTTTTTCTGTTTGATTTTTGATGTTTTTTCATGGTGGTTAACTAAAATTAATCCTGAATTTGCGTGGATAACCATGGTTAGCGGGATTAGTTACACCTTAATTTCTGCGTATACATGGACTGTTTCGATGTATCAAATGTGGATTTTGCCATTGAAGGGTAAAAAATATACGATCAATGCTTGGCGAAACTAA
- a CDS encoding fumarylacetoacetate hydrolase family protein, with the protein MKLITFTHNQQTRIGAVINNKVIDTLDNPNIATSMIEFLAQGDDALTQIRQQIKTATTYLNLNEVKLLAPIPNPSKFLGIGLNYADHVNETERSQPEFPVFFNKQPSCIIAHGEAIHLPKVSDKLDYECELAFVIGKRCRHVPKNKAHLVIAGYTIVNDVTVRDWQIRTPTWTMGKSFDTHGPIGPYLVTADEISDPHQLNLKTWVDGQLRQSSNTAHMLFNCYEMIAYLTTVMTLEPGDIISTGTPAGVGVKMSPRGYLKAGQTVKIEIEKIGILSNPVIDEPDNLALY; encoded by the coding sequence ATGAAACTAATTACATTTACCCATAATCAACAAACCCGTATTGGTGCGGTTATTAACAATAAAGTTATTGATACCTTAGATAACCCGAATATAGCGACTAGCATGATAGAGTTTCTCGCCCAAGGTGATGACGCATTAACTCAAATACGGCAACAAATAAAGACGGCCACGACTTATTTAAACTTAAATGAGGTTAAGTTACTTGCCCCTATTCCGAATCCCAGTAAGTTTTTGGGTATTGGATTAAACTATGCCGACCATGTTAATGAAACAGAACGTAGTCAGCCTGAGTTTCCTGTCTTTTTTAATAAACAACCGAGCTGTATTATTGCCCATGGTGAGGCCATTCATTTACCGAAAGTGTCTGATAAATTAGATTATGAATGTGAATTAGCCTTTGTGATTGGAAAACGCTGTCGTCATGTGCCTAAAAATAAAGCCCATTTAGTTATTGCAGGGTATACGATTGTAAATGATGTCACCGTCCGTGATTGGCAAATTCGCACACCAACGTGGACTATGGGAAAATCTTTTGATACGCATGGGCCTATAGGGCCTTATTTAGTGACTGCTGATGAAATTAGCGACCCACATCAATTAAATTTAAAAACATGGGTCGATGGCCAATTACGACAAAGTTCAAATACCGCACACATGTTATTTAATTGTTATGAAATGATCGCTTATTTAACGACCGTGATGACGTTGGAGCCAGGCGATATTATTTCGACAGGTACGCCAGCGGGAGTTGGGGTTAAAATGAGTCCACGTGGTTATTTAAAAGCAGGGCAAACTGTAAAAATTGAAATTGAAAAAATAGGTATTTTATCCAATCCTGTTATTGATGAACCTGATAATTTAGCCCTGTATTAG